A region from the Sulfurivermis fontis genome encodes:
- the hypF gene encoding carbamoyltransferase HypF produces the protein MPSLRLIIGGHVQGVGFRPFVYRLARSHGIGGWVRNRSGVVEILAQGEPAVLDAFIAALIDQAPPLAQPALLHRMEAADASPHSGFAILPSDAGDPPQIHVPPDYFACADCLGEMRDPQDRRYRYPFINCTQCGPRYTLIARLPYDRPNTSMAGFPLCPACRAEYENPADRRFHAEPIACPQCGPQLEFVHEADTITDNEAALRATVSALRAGAIVAVKGVGGYHLLCDASSDAAVQRLRSRKQRPHKPLAVMFPQQGRDGLDLLRTQLEPTADEAALLGSPQRPIVLCRRRADSTLAPALAPGLDEIGALLPYAPLHHLLLDDFGGPLVATSGNISGEPVLTDNGEAARRLAGIADAFLHHDRPILRPADDPVWRSSRGTPRPLRLGRGNAPLELPLPLRLDAPLLAVGGHMKNSLALAWEDRIVISPHIGDLDAPRALAVFAQVAADLQQLYGVQAQRLVCDTHPGYASSRWARQSGLPVQAVQHHHAHAGALYGEHAGRGDWLVFTWDGTGLGSDGTLWGGEALCGRPGHWQRVGSLRPFHLPGGDRAGREPWRAALALLWECGKEAPDFHPDQALLQHAWQQRLNTPQSSAAGRLFDAAAALTGLCRQASFEGQGPMLLEAIAPGDATPVTLPLYDDSGVLRIDWTPLLPMLRDDALPTAVRAGIFHASLAAAIAAQAQALRRSHDFTTVALGGGVFQNRLLTELAAAALEAVGFTVRLATRLPCNDGGLCYGQVIEAAAHDQGLTA, from the coding sequence ATGCCTTCCCTGCGCCTGATCATCGGCGGCCACGTCCAGGGCGTCGGCTTCCGCCCCTTCGTCTACCGCCTCGCCCGCAGCCACGGCATCGGCGGCTGGGTGCGCAATCGCAGCGGTGTGGTGGAAATCCTGGCACAGGGCGAACCGGCCGTACTCGATGCCTTCATCGCAGCGCTCATCGATCAGGCGCCGCCGCTGGCACAGCCCGCACTCCTCCACCGTATGGAGGCCGCCGACGCATCGCCACACAGCGGCTTTGCCATCCTGCCCAGCGATGCCGGTGACCCGCCGCAGATCCATGTGCCGCCCGATTACTTCGCCTGCGCCGACTGCCTGGGCGAGATGCGCGACCCGCAGGACCGCCGTTACCGCTACCCCTTCATCAACTGCACCCAGTGCGGCCCGCGTTACACCCTCATCGCGCGCCTGCCCTACGACCGCCCCAACACCTCGATGGCGGGATTCCCGCTCTGCCCGGCCTGTCGCGCCGAATACGAAAACCCCGCCGACCGCCGCTTCCATGCCGAACCGATCGCCTGCCCGCAGTGCGGGCCACAGCTGGAGTTCGTGCACGAGGCGGACACCATTACCGACAACGAAGCCGCCCTGCGCGCCACGGTGAGCGCGCTGCGCGCCGGCGCCATCGTCGCGGTAAAGGGCGTCGGCGGCTATCACCTGCTGTGCGACGCGAGCAGTGATGCGGCGGTGCAGCGCCTGCGTTCGCGCAAGCAGCGGCCGCACAAGCCGCTGGCGGTGATGTTTCCGCAGCAGGGCAGGGACGGCCTCGACCTGCTGCGCACGCAACTGGAGCCAACCGCAGACGAGGCCGCCCTGCTGGGCTCGCCGCAGCGCCCCATCGTGCTGTGCCGCCGCCGCGCCGACAGCACCCTGGCCCCCGCCCTCGCCCCTGGCCTCGACGAAATCGGCGCCCTGCTGCCCTACGCGCCGCTGCATCACCTGCTGCTGGACGATTTCGGCGGCCCGCTGGTGGCCACCTCGGGCAACATCAGCGGCGAGCCGGTGCTGACCGACAATGGCGAGGCCGCCCGCCGTCTGGCCGGGATCGCCGACGCCTTCCTGCACCACGACCGCCCGATCCTGCGTCCCGCCGATGACCCGGTCTGGCGCAGCAGCCGCGGGACACCTCGCCCGCTGCGCCTCGGCCGCGGCAATGCCCCTCTGGAATTGCCGCTGCCATTGCGCCTCGACGCGCCGCTGCTCGCCGTGGGCGGCCACATGAAAAACAGCCTCGCCCTGGCCTGGGAGGATCGCATCGTGATCTCGCCACACATCGGCGACCTGGACGCCCCCCGCGCCCTCGCCGTATTCGCCCAGGTGGCCGCCGATCTGCAACAGCTGTACGGCGTGCAGGCACAGCGCCTCGTCTGCGATACCCATCCGGGCTACGCCAGCAGCCGGTGGGCCCGGCAAAGTGGCCTGCCCGTGCAGGCGGTGCAGCACCACCACGCCCATGCCGGCGCCCTCTACGGCGAACATGCAGGCCGCGGCGACTGGCTGGTGTTCACCTGGGACGGCACCGGCCTGGGCAGCGACGGTACGCTGTGGGGCGGCGAGGCCCTGTGCGGCCGCCCCGGCCACTGGCAGCGCGTCGGCAGCCTGCGCCCCTTTCATCTGCCCGGCGGCGACCGGGCCGGCCGCGAGCCCTGGCGCGCCGCCCTGGCCCTGCTGTGGGAGTGCGGCAAGGAGGCGCCGGACTTTCATCCCGACCAGGCCCTGCTGCAACACGCCTGGCAGCAGCGCCTCAACACACCGCAAAGCTCCGCCGCCGGCCGTCTGTTCGACGCCGCCGCGGCCCTCACCGGCCTGTGCCGCCAGGCCAGCTTCGAGGGCCAGGGACCGATGCTGCTGGAGGCCATCGCGCCGGGGGATGCCACACCCGTCACCCTGCCGCTGTACGACGACAGCGGGGTACTGCGCATCGACTGGACGCCGCTGCTGCCCATGCTGCGCGACGATGCGTTGCCCACCGCTGTGCGTGCCGGCATCTTCCACGCCAGCCTGGCCGCCGCCATCGCCGCCCAGGCGCAGGCCCTGCGCCGGAGCCATGACTTCACCACCGTCGCCCTCGGCGGCGGCGTGTTCCAGAACCGTCTGCTCACCGAGCTGGCCGCCGCCGCCCTGGAGGCCGTCGGCTTCACCGTGCGCCTCGCCACCCGACTCCCCTGCAACGACGGCGGACTGTGCTACGGCCAGGTCATCGAGGCCGCCGCCCACGACCAAGGACTCACAGCATGA
- a CDS encoding nucleoside deaminase, whose protein sequence is MTDTLDYAALLAPALEEARLGFAEGGVPVGAALFDAQGTLLGRGRNRRVQDNDPSVHGETDAFRKAGRQTNYRDKILVTTLAPCWYCSGLIRQFHIGTVVVGEAENFSGHLDWLRAAGVKVVVLHNAECIDLMRRFIRQSPEIWNEDIGECDCDGH, encoded by the coding sequence ATGACCGACACCCTCGACTACGCCGCCCTGCTCGCCCCCGCCCTGGAAGAGGCCCGCCTCGGCTTTGCCGAGGGCGGCGTGCCGGTGGGCGCCGCCCTGTTCGACGCACAGGGCACCCTGCTCGGCCGCGGCCGCAACCGCCGCGTGCAGGACAACGACCCCTCGGTGCATGGCGAGACCGACGCCTTCCGCAAGGCCGGGAGACAAACCAATTACCGCGACAAGATCCTGGTCACCACCCTGGCCCCCTGCTGGTACTGCTCGGGCCTCATCCGCCAGTTCCACATCGGCACCGTGGTGGTGGGCGAGGCGGAGAATTTCAGCGGTCATCTGGACTGGCTGCGCGCGGCCGGGGTGAAGGTGGTGGTACTGCACAACGCCGAATGCATCGACCTGATGCGCCGTTTCATCCGCCAGTCGCCGGAGATCTGGAACGAGGACATCGGCGAGTGCGACTGCGACGGCCACTGA
- a CDS encoding TetR/AcrR family transcriptional regulator, translating into MEAHPKHLPADERRAATVEAVVELAARQNPSEITTAAIAKHMQLTQGALFRHFPSKEAIWQAVMEWVTERLLARLERAAQSAATPLARLEAMFMAHIDFVAEHPGVPRMLFGELQRAGTSPAKQMAQTLVRRYGERLAAVLAEGKAQGELDPDLDTAAAATLFIGTIQGLVMQSLLAGDVERIHADALGAFAIYRRGIGR; encoded by the coding sequence ATGGAAGCCCATCCCAAACACCTGCCGGCGGACGAGCGCCGCGCCGCCACCGTCGAGGCGGTCGTCGAGCTGGCGGCCCGGCAGAACCCCAGCGAGATCACCACCGCCGCCATCGCCAAACACATGCAGCTCACCCAGGGTGCCCTGTTCCGCCACTTCCCCAGCAAGGAGGCCATCTGGCAGGCGGTGATGGAGTGGGTGACCGAGCGCCTGCTGGCGCGGCTGGAGCGGGCGGCACAGTCCGCCGCAACCCCGCTGGCACGCCTGGAGGCCATGTTCATGGCCCACATCGACTTCGTCGCCGAACATCCCGGCGTGCCGCGCATGCTGTTCGGCGAGCTACAGCGCGCCGGCACCTCCCCGGCCAAGCAGATGGCGCAAACGCTGGTGCGCCGCTACGGCGAGCGCCTCGCCGCCGTCCTCGCGGAAGGCAAGGCACAGGGTGAACTGGACCCGGACCTGGACACCGCCGCCGCCGCCACCCTGTTCATCGGCACCATCCAGGGCCTGGTGATGCAGTCGCTGCTCGCCGGCGACGTGGAGCGCATCCACGCCGACGCCCTGGGCGCCTTCGCCATCTACCGCCGCGGCATCGGGAGATAA
- a CDS encoding efflux RND transporter periplasmic adaptor subunit gives MKRRLSMNGRRLALLAVLLPLAGLFVWVVTRAGPLAPVPVVAATVEERALTPALFGIGTVAARYTYRIGPTAAGRVRQVNVEVGQHVRAGQVLGEMDPVDLDERIAAQRAAQLRAKANVAAAEAQVADVSARRAYAAAQAERYEQLLRANTVSADAAEAKRQELQVAEAGLAAARANLEATRQELGRVQAEHDALVQQRANLRLLAPVDGLVTARAADPGTTLIAGQPVVELVDPASLWVNVRFDQLRAAGLRAGLPAQVVLRSQAMQPLAGRVLRIEPLADAVTEEFLAKVVFDILPDSLPPIGELAEVTVAQTALPPLPVVPAAAVQRVDGRLGVWRISDATLVFTPVELGAGDLDGWVQVRSGLRAGERVVVYSQRALAAHHRIELVDRLPGVRT, from the coding sequence ATGAAAAGACGCCTGTCCATGAATGGCCGCCGCCTGGCGCTGCTGGCGGTGTTGTTGCCCCTGGCGGGACTGTTCGTCTGGGTGGTGACCCGTGCCGGTCCCCTGGCACCGGTGCCGGTAGTGGCAGCCACCGTCGAGGAGCGTGCGCTCACCCCGGCCCTGTTCGGCATCGGCACGGTGGCCGCACGCTACACCTACCGCATCGGTCCCACCGCCGCCGGCCGCGTGCGGCAGGTCAATGTGGAGGTGGGCCAGCATGTGCGTGCCGGCCAGGTGCTGGGCGAAATGGACCCGGTGGACCTGGATGAGCGCATCGCCGCGCAGCGCGCGGCGCAGCTGCGCGCCAAAGCCAACGTCGCCGCCGCCGAGGCGCAGGTGGCGGATGTCAGCGCGCGGCGCGCCTACGCCGCGGCCCAGGCCGAGCGCTATGAGCAACTGCTGCGCGCCAATACCGTCAGCGCCGACGCGGCGGAGGCGAAGCGGCAGGAATTGCAGGTGGCCGAGGCCGGCCTCGCCGCCGCCCGCGCCAACCTGGAGGCAACACGGCAGGAGCTGGGCCGGGTGCAGGCGGAACATGATGCCCTGGTACAGCAGCGCGCCAATCTGCGCCTGCTGGCGCCGGTGGACGGGCTGGTCACCGCCCGTGCCGCCGACCCCGGCACCACGCTCATTGCCGGCCAGCCGGTGGTCGAGCTGGTGGACCCGGCCAGCCTGTGGGTCAACGTGCGCTTCGATCAGCTGCGTGCCGCCGGCCTGCGCGCCGGGCTGCCGGCGCAGGTAGTGCTGCGCTCGCAGGCCATGCAACCGCTGGCCGGCAGGGTACTGCGCATCGAGCCGCTGGCCGATGCGGTCACCGAGGAGTTTCTCGCCAAGGTGGTGTTCGACATCCTGCCGGACTCCCTGCCGCCCATCGGCGAACTGGCCGAAGTGACGGTGGCACAGACGGCCCTGCCGCCGCTGCCGGTGGTGCCGGCGGCCGCCGTGCAGCGCGTCGACGGCCGCCTCGGCGTGTGGCGCATCAGTGACGCGACACTGGTATTCACACCGGTCGAACTGGGCGCCGGCGATCTCGACGGCTGGGTGCAGGTGCGCAGCGGACTGCGTGCCGGCGAGCGCGTGGTGGTCTACAGCCAGCGCGCCCTCGCCGCCCATCACCGCATCGAGCTGGTGGATCGCCTGCCCGGGGTGCGTACGTGA
- a CDS encoding ABC transporter permease codes for MISLAGRDILHAWGKFVFTGIGLGLLIGVTLTMAGVYRGMVDDARVLLDNSGADLWVVQQGTLGPYAESSSLYDDTWRGILGMDGVVRAANVTYLTMQVRHGERDVRAMVVGVVAGTGQPGQPGFLVAGRHLTRGHYEAVADVATGLQLGERIQIRRNHYTVVGLTRRMVSSSGDPMIFIPLKDAQAAQFLKDNDAIVRNRARTAANPAFAASGVLDAVLAAQGSNPYVNAVLVQIAPGRDPEEVAEPIRRWKRLTVYTRAQMEQILIGKLIATSAKQIGMFLVILAIVSAAIVAFIIYTLTLGKIREIAVLKLIGTRNRTIAGMIMQQAVGLGLIGFVVGKVAATFWAPFFPKYVLLESGDALRGFIAVVVICILASVLAIRAALKVDPAEAIGG; via the coding sequence GTGATCAGCCTGGCCGGCCGCGACATCCTGCATGCCTGGGGCAAGTTCGTCTTCACCGGCATCGGTCTCGGCCTGCTCATCGGCGTCACCCTCACCATGGCCGGCGTCTACCGCGGCATGGTGGACGACGCCCGGGTGCTGCTCGACAACAGCGGCGCCGATCTGTGGGTGGTGCAGCAGGGCACCCTCGGCCCCTACGCCGAATCCTCCAGCCTGTACGATGACACCTGGCGCGGCATCCTCGGCATGGATGGCGTGGTGCGCGCCGCCAACGTCACCTACCTCACCATGCAGGTGCGCCACGGTGAGCGCGACGTGCGCGCCATGGTGGTGGGCGTGGTGGCCGGCACCGGCCAGCCCGGGCAGCCCGGCTTTCTCGTCGCCGGCCGCCACCTGACCCGCGGCCACTACGAGGCGGTGGCCGACGTGGCCACAGGCCTGCAGCTCGGCGAGCGCATCCAGATCCGCCGCAACCACTACACCGTGGTCGGCCTGACCCGGCGCATGGTGTCGTCCAGCGGCGACCCGATGATCTTCATCCCGCTGAAGGACGCCCAGGCGGCGCAATTCCTCAAGGATAACGACGCCATCGTGCGCAACCGCGCGCGCACCGCCGCCAACCCGGCCTTCGCCGCATCCGGCGTGCTCGATGCCGTACTCGCCGCACAGGGCAGCAACCCCTACGTCAACGCCGTGCTGGTGCAGATCGCGCCGGGCCGCGACCCCGAAGAAGTGGCCGAGCCGATCCGCCGCTGGAAACGCCTCACCGTCTACACCCGCGCGCAGATGGAACAGATCCTCATCGGCAAGCTGATCGCCACCTCGGCAAAACAGATCGGCATGTTCCTGGTGATCCTCGCCATCGTCAGTGCGGCCATCGTCGCCTTCATCATCTACACCCTCACCCTGGGCAAGATCCGCGAGATCGCCGTACTGAAACTCATCGGCACGCGCAACCGCACCATCGCCGGCATGATCATGCAGCAGGCCGTCGGCCTCGGCCTGATCGGCTTCGTGGTGGGCAAGGTAGCCGCCACCTTCTGGGCACCGTTCTTCCCCAAATACGTGCTGCTGGAAAGCGGCGACGCCCTGCGCGGTTTCATCGCCGTGGTGGTGATCTGCATCCTCGCCAGCGTGCTCGCCATCCGTGCCGCACTGAAAGTCGATCCCGCGGAGGCCATCGGTGGCTGA
- a CDS encoding ABC transporter ATP-binding protein, with amino-acid sequence MEKTGIRITGLRKRYGEGDTAVDALKGVDMQVAPGEVVGLIGPSGSGKSTLLKCLGAVIEPTAGRMTLGSEVIYDDRWNIPDLRALRRDKIGFVFQAPYLIPFLDVTDNVALLPMLAGVPNGEARKRALELLAALDVAHRARAMPAQLSGGEQQRVAIARALVNRPPVILADEPTAPLDSERALAVIRILNQMARQFDTAIIVVTHDEKIIPTFRRIYHIRDGRTHEEAGAAAPLE; translated from the coding sequence ATGGAAAAAACCGGTATCCGCATCACTGGCCTGCGCAAGCGTTACGGCGAAGGCGACACCGCGGTGGACGCGCTGAAGGGCGTGGACATGCAGGTGGCGCCAGGCGAGGTGGTCGGCCTCATCGGCCCCTCCGGTTCCGGCAAGAGCACCCTGCTCAAATGCCTCGGTGCGGTGATCGAGCCGACCGCCGGGCGCATGACCCTCGGCAGCGAAGTGATCTACGACGACCGCTGGAACATCCCCGACCTGCGCGCCCTGCGCCGCGACAAGATCGGCTTCGTGTTCCAGGCGCCCTATCTGATCCCGTTTCTCGACGTCACCGACAACGTGGCCCTGCTGCCCATGCTGGCCGGTGTGCCCAACGGCGAGGCGCGCAAGCGCGCGCTGGAACTGCTGGCGGCGCTGGACGTGGCGCACCGCGCCCGCGCCATGCCGGCACAACTGTCCGGCGGCGAGCAGCAGCGCGTCGCCATCGCCCGCGCCCTGGTCAACCGCCCGCCGGTGATCCTCGCCGACGAACCCACCGCCCCGCTGGACAGCGAACGCGCCCTCGCCGTGATCCGCATCCTCAACCAGATGGCACGGCAGTTCGACACCGCCATCATCGTCGTCACCCACGACGAGAAGATCATTCCCACCTTCCGGCGCATCTACCACATCCGTGACGGCCGCACCCACGAGGAGGCCGGTGCAGCAGCGCCACTGGAGTGA
- a CDS encoding CDP-alcohol phosphatidyltransferase family protein → MNLPNLLSLLRLLATPLMLWFAWHGLHDAFLLLMLGAWATDALDGWLARRLNQCTALGARLDSWGDLAFYTALSLGAWWLWPERLRGEGVAIVAIITSYLLPALIGFIKFRQLPSYHTRAVKVAAVVTAAGVIGLLLFDLGWPLRLATAVCAYAALEEIAITLRLRTLRSNIRSYWQV, encoded by the coding sequence ATGAATCTTCCCAACCTGTTGAGTCTGCTGCGCCTGCTGGCAACGCCGCTGATGTTGTGGTTCGCCTGGCATGGACTGCACGATGCCTTTCTGCTGCTGATGCTCGGCGCCTGGGCCACCGATGCCCTGGACGGCTGGCTGGCGCGGCGCCTGAACCAGTGCACCGCGTTGGGCGCGCGCCTGGACAGCTGGGGCGATCTCGCTTTCTATACCGCACTCAGCCTCGGCGCCTGGTGGTTGTGGCCGGAGCGCCTGCGCGGGGAAGGCGTCGCCATCGTGGCCATCATCACCAGTTATCTGCTCCCTGCGCTGATCGGATTCATCAAATTCCGCCAGTTGCCCAGCTACCACACCCGGGCGGTGAAGGTGGCGGCGGTGGTGACTGCGGCGGGCGTCATCGGCCTGCTGTTGTTCGATCTCGGTTGGCCACTGCGCCTGGCGACAGCGGTGTGTGCCTATGCCGCGCTGGAGGAGATTGCCATCACCCTCAGGTTGCGCACGCTGCGCTCGAACATCCGCAGCTATTGGCAGGTTTGA
- a CDS encoding IS110 family transposase, whose product MNGSKTVVGVDIAKRVFQLHWIDMETGEIVSLQLKREKFLEHFANRQPCLIGMEACGGAQHWARKLTALGHQVKLLPGKAVKPFVTGNKNDRQDARAIWTAVQQPHVKAVAIKTEEQQAILALHRMRSQLVKFRTAQINGLRGLLAEYGEVMPQGKAGVRKGIAAALARLEDRLPAMVIDTLREQWARIEKLDGEIAAIEQRIQLWLKQDEACKRIAEIPGVGPLTATAAVAIMGDAKAFKSGREFAAFAGLVPRQVGTGGRIKLLGISKRGDTYLRTLLIHGARSVLTHAKDPGPWVTKLRQRRPLNVAVVALANKMARTIWAMLAHERTYQKGFVSQPA is encoded by the coding sequence ATGAATGGTAGCAAAACGGTCGTTGGCGTGGATATCGCCAAGCGGGTATTTCAGTTGCACTGGATCGACATGGAGACCGGAGAGATCGTGAGCCTGCAGCTCAAGCGCGAGAAGTTCCTCGAACACTTCGCTAACCGGCAACCATGCCTCATTGGGATGGAAGCCTGCGGCGGTGCGCAGCACTGGGCGAGGAAACTCACGGCGCTGGGCCACCAGGTCAAGCTCCTGCCAGGCAAGGCGGTGAAGCCGTTCGTCACCGGCAACAAGAACGACCGGCAGGACGCGCGGGCGATCTGGACAGCGGTGCAGCAGCCGCACGTCAAGGCGGTGGCGATCAAGACGGAAGAACAGCAGGCCATCCTGGCGCTGCACCGCATGAGGAGCCAGTTGGTCAAGTTCCGCACCGCGCAGATTAACGGCCTGCGGGGGTTGCTCGCCGAATACGGTGAAGTGATGCCGCAGGGCAAAGCGGGGGTCAGGAAGGGAATTGCTGCGGCTTTGGCCAGACTGGAAGACCGGCTGCCGGCAATGGTGATCGATACGTTGCGCGAGCAATGGGCGCGCATCGAGAAGCTGGATGGGGAAATCGCCGCCATCGAGCAGCGCATCCAGCTGTGGCTCAAGCAAGACGAAGCTTGCAAGCGAATCGCTGAAATTCCTGGTGTCGGGCCGCTGACCGCCACGGCGGCGGTCGCCATCATGGGCGACGCCAAAGCCTTCAAGTCGGGGCGAGAGTTCGCCGCCTTCGCCGGCCTGGTGCCGCGACAGGTGGGCACTGGTGGGCGCATCAAACTGCTCGGCATCAGCAAGCGCGGTGACACCTACCTGCGCACCTTGCTGATTCACGGTGCGCGATCCGTGCTGACCCACGCCAAAGACCCCGGCCCGTGGGTCACGAAATTACGCCAGCGCCGGCCGCTGAATGTCGCGGTCGTGGCCCTGGCCAACAAGATGGCGCGAACGATCTGGGCGATGCTCGCCCATGAACGGACGTACCAAAAGGGATTCGTCAGTCAGCCGGCATAG
- the hypE gene encoding hydrogenase expression/formation protein HypE, translated as MSEHITLAHGNGGRHMRELIEGVFARHLADPALDVQVDAAHIAVPPGDLFITTDGFTVKPLEFPGGDIGALAVHGTVNDLAVAGAIPLYLTVNAFIEEGLPFTTLERLVASLARAAREARVRVVAGDTKVVPRGEGSGLYLATSGVGVRRPELQLGLAHIRAGDVLLVSGPVGDHGTAVMLAREQFGLRGDLQSDAACVYPLTAALHDLPGLRFMRDPTRGGLATVAHEIARACQLGVRLYEEAIPVRDPVRAVCDMLGYDPYYLACEGRVVAVVEAAAAEVALQRWRMLPQGNAAAIIGTLETGHRHVVLQTLLGGERLLEELEDDPLPRIC; from the coding sequence ATGAGCGAACACATCACCCTGGCCCACGGCAACGGCGGGCGCCACATGCGCGAACTGATCGAGGGCGTGTTCGCCCGCCACCTCGCCGACCCGGCGCTGGATGTCCAGGTCGATGCGGCACACATCGCCGTGCCGCCCGGCGACCTGTTCATCACCACCGACGGCTTCACCGTCAAGCCGCTGGAGTTTCCCGGCGGCGACATCGGCGCCCTGGCGGTGCACGGCACGGTCAATGACCTGGCAGTGGCCGGCGCCATCCCGCTGTATCTCACCGTCAATGCCTTCATCGAGGAAGGCCTGCCTTTCACCACCCTGGAACGGCTGGTGGCCTCGCTGGCCCGGGCCGCGCGCGAGGCCAGGGTGCGCGTGGTGGCGGGCGACACCAAGGTGGTGCCGCGCGGCGAAGGCAGCGGCCTGTATCTCGCCACCAGCGGTGTCGGCGTGCGCCGCCCCGAACTGCAATTGGGCCTGGCACACATCCGCGCCGGTGACGTGCTGCTGGTCAGCGGCCCGGTGGGGGATCACGGCACGGCGGTGATGCTGGCGCGCGAGCAGTTCGGCCTGCGCGGCGACCTGCAATCGGATGCCGCCTGTGTCTACCCGCTCACCGCGGCGCTGCACGATCTGCCCGGCCTGCGCTTCATGCGTGACCCCACCCGCGGCGGCCTCGCCACCGTGGCGCACGAAATCGCCCGCGCCTGCCAGCTCGGTGTGCGTCTGTACGAAGAGGCGATCCCGGTACGCGATCCGGTGCGCGCGGTATGCGACATGCTGGGCTACGACCCCTATTACCTGGCCTGCGAGGGCCGCGTCGTGGCGGTGGTCGAGGCCGCGGCGGCGGAAGTGGCGCTGCAGCGCTGGCGCATGTTGCCGCAGGGCAATGCAGCAGCGATCATCGGTACGCTGGAAACAGGGCACCGTCACGTGGTTCTGCAAACGCTGCTGGGCGGCGAACGCCTGCTGGAAGAGCTGGAGGATGATCCGCTGCCGCGTATCTGCTGA
- a CDS encoding HDOD domain-containing protein: MTDAIPTIRRYLQTLHPLDQFGAAELDELAKKTQIEELHPGRRLFLRGHSDPWTFYLLDGTVQLDWPDSRRELLRGDSIAARQPLNNVQPHTATATAVDHVHYIRFNTTLLEVLSRAATPDSYRLEEISADSEEPRQRLFHTIFLDYLADALQMPHLPDVAVRVREAVQDPDCDANEVAHLIQADPVLAARLVQAANSPLYGVQTPINTCKGAVMFLGLGTTRDLVLAYTLRELFHTTSSLLQQRMRSLWQHSVLVGAISYVLAGMTPGLDKDRALLAGLLHDIGALPVINYAAHEPALARDAGMLDDAIAALRGQVGAMVLRQWKFGNETVAIALEAEDWQRDPVPQAEYTDVIVIAQQLLLGEEHPERLEHTMQLPAWHKLARGRLDGEIAAQVLHEARNDVADVLQLLG, from the coding sequence ATGACCGACGCCATCCCCACTATCCGTCGCTATCTGCAAACCCTGCACCCGCTCGATCAATTCGGTGCTGCCGAACTGGACGAGTTGGCCAAGAAAACACAGATCGAGGAATTGCATCCGGGCCGCCGCCTGTTCCTGCGCGGCCACAGCGATCCATGGACCTTCTATCTGCTGGACGGCACCGTGCAACTGGACTGGCCCGACAGCCGTCGTGAACTGCTGCGCGGCGACAGCATTGCCGCGCGACAGCCGCTCAACAACGTGCAGCCGCACACCGCCACCGCCACTGCGGTCGATCACGTACACTACATCCGTTTCAACACCACGCTGCTGGAAGTATTGTCGCGTGCCGCCACGCCCGACAGTTATCGGCTGGAGGAGATCAGCGCCGACTCGGAAGAACCGCGCCAACGCCTGTTTCATACCATTTTCCTTGATTACCTCGCCGACGCCCTGCAGATGCCCCATCTGCCCGATGTCGCGGTGCGCGTGCGCGAGGCGGTGCAGGACCCCGACTGCGATGCCAATGAGGTCGCGCATCTGATTCAGGCCGATCCGGTCCTGGCCGCGCGCCTGGTACAGGCCGCCAACAGTCCGCTGTACGGCGTGCAGACCCCCATCAATACCTGCAAGGGCGCGGTGATGTTCCTCGGCCTCGGCACCACCCGCGATCTGGTGCTGGCCTACACCCTGCGCGAACTGTTCCACACCACCTCATCCCTGCTGCAACAACGCATGCGCTCACTGTGGCAGCACAGCGTACTGGTCGGCGCCATCAGCTATGTGCTGGCCGGCATGACACCGGGGCTGGACAAGGACCGCGCCCTGCTCGCCGGCCTGCTGCACGACATCGGCGCCCTGCCGGTGATCAATTACGCCGCTCATGAGCCGGCCCTGGCACGGGATGCCGGCATGCTGGATGACGCCATTGCCGCCCTGCGCGGCCAGGTCGGCGCGATGGTGCTGCGGCAGTGGAAGTTCGGCAACGAGACCGTTGCCATCGCCCTGGAGGCGGAGGACTGGCAACGCGACCCGGTGCCGCAGGCCGAGTACACCGATGTCATCGTCATCGCCCAGCAACTGCTGCTGGGCGAGGAACACCCGGAGCGGCTGGAGCACACCATGCAGCTGCCGGCCTGGCACAAGCTGGCCCGCGGCAGGCTGGATGGAGAGATCGCAGCGCAGGTGCTGCACGAAGCGCGCAACGACGTTGCCGACGTGTTGCAGCTGCTGGGTTGA